In Saccharolobus solfataricus, a genomic segment contains:
- a CDS encoding 1,2-phenylacetyl-CoA epoxidase subunit PaaC: protein MQKLRSVKEVPQDLTNTLVNIIELRADFELAMVEQYSPWLVNAPTVDSRLFVAKLVSDELNHGWQLVRLLEEFKVKDVIERISNARLGIHKLEVSNLPLFNWEDVIAFTFLVDGAGLYQLKILKDCSFEPLSTLASSMIKEEESHIFFSQNELRNYQNKNRMQGAINFWFPRAVEMLHMTWSLNETHLRDLNISDLTKNDLINGYIKTTNEELKKCGYNEVNYDKALHYNVVLK from the coding sequence ATGCAAAAATTAAGGAGTGTGAAGGAAGTTCCACAAGATTTAACAAATACACTAGTAAACATAATCGAACTAAGAGCTGATTTTGAGCTTGCAATGGTAGAGCAATATTCTCCATGGCTAGTAAATGCCCCAACGGTTGATAGTAGATTATTTGTAGCCAAACTGGTTTCAGATGAGCTAAATCACGGATGGCAACTGGTAAGATTGTTAGAGGAGTTCAAAGTTAAAGACGTAATTGAGAGGATTAGTAATGCGAGGTTGGGAATCCATAAATTAGAAGTATCGAACTTACCATTATTTAATTGGGAAGACGTTATTGCATTCACATTCCTAGTAGATGGAGCTGGGCTATATCAGCTAAAAATTCTTAAAGACTGTTCATTCGAACCCCTATCAACCCTAGCGTCTAGTATGATTAAGGAAGAAGAGTCTCATATATTTTTCTCACAAAATGAACTAAGAAATTACCAAAATAAGAATAGAATGCAAGGTGCAATTAACTTCTGGTTCCCTAGAGCGGTAGAGATGTTACACATGACATGGTCATTAAACGAAACCCATTTGAGAGATCTGAATATTTCGGATCTAACTAAAAACGATTTAATAAATGGTTATATAAAAACAACTAATGAGGAACTGAAAAAATGTGGATATAATGAAGTAAATTACGATAAGGCACTCCACTATAATGTTGTACTGAAGTAA
- a CDS encoding 1,2-phenylacetyl-CoA epoxidase subunit PaaC, with amino-acid sequence MIPVEYKKPKRVIGWGDYKGLRKFESIYDLPFEAVDVLLKLLTVQGDTEFASIEQHMPWLFHAPKLSDRVTISRIMVDEMRHGWQVIQLLKEFGEEGKKIAENLLWTRMGRHKLDAFNIPFNMWEDTLGFTFLIDRVGLYQLLAFEDSSFGPLSRIIPTMLMEEEFHINFGYTGIKRLVEEGKRDLAQALINKWFPRGLDMFGHSKSYTIDLAYKYGIKRMRNDEMRQLYIKDVAELIAPLGLELPDVNRNRRIF; translated from the coding sequence ATGATTCCCGTGGAATATAAGAAACCTAAGAGAGTTATTGGATGGGGAGATTACAAGGGTTTAAGGAAATTTGAATCAATATACGATTTACCCTTTGAAGCAGTAGATGTTTTGTTAAAGCTACTTACAGTTCAAGGAGATACAGAGTTCGCATCGATTGAACAGCATATGCCGTGGTTATTCCACGCACCTAAGTTATCAGATAGAGTAACAATTTCTAGGATTATGGTTGATGAAATGAGGCATGGTTGGCAAGTTATTCAATTACTAAAGGAATTCGGGGAAGAAGGTAAGAAAATAGCCGAAAATCTATTGTGGACTAGAATGGGTAGGCATAAGCTTGATGCGTTTAATATTCCTTTTAATATGTGGGAGGACACATTAGGTTTTACGTTTTTAATAGACAGGGTAGGTTTATATCAACTACTAGCCTTCGAGGATTCCAGTTTTGGTCCACTTTCAAGAATAATTCCTACAATGCTAATGGAAGAGGAATTTCACATTAATTTTGGATATACTGGCATAAAGAGACTAGTTGAAGAGGGAAAAAGGGATTTAGCACAAGCATTAATAAATAAATGGTTCCCTAGAGGTTTAGATATGTTTGGACACTCTAAGTCATATACTATAGACTTAGCTTATAAGTATGGGATAAAGAGAATGAGGAATGATGAAATGAGGCAATTATACATAAAAGATGTCGCAGAATTAATCGCACCCTTAGGTTTAGAGTTACCAGATGTGAATAGGAATAGAAGAATATTTTAG
- a CDS encoding enoyl-CoA hydratase/isomerase family protein, protein MGLTELTPKYFKIEVEDGVGIIRLNRPPANAHNLEMLRELDNIIVESRFDENVKALIITSAIPRFFSAGFDINEIKDKSPEYIGLSSQFSKEVMLRMMSTKKLIIASINGHCMGGGLELALACDLRFGANDENIKFGMPEVANLALIPGEGGTQFLARLVGRSKAIYLMITGKTLSPKEAYDLGILDKLVEPEKLFEESLEFARQISRGPSLAVGFAKLAVNEGMDLPLYNAFALEREMQNQALASEDAKEGARAFFEKRRPNFKGK, encoded by the coding sequence ATGGGTTTAACTGAATTGACTCCAAAATATTTCAAAATAGAAGTCGAAGATGGAGTGGGGATAATAAGATTAAATAGACCACCAGCTAATGCACATAATCTGGAAATGTTAAGAGAATTGGATAACATTATTGTGGAGTCACGTTTTGATGAAAATGTAAAAGCGTTAATTATAACTAGCGCAATTCCCAGATTTTTCTCTGCAGGATTTGATATAAATGAAATAAAGGATAAATCACCAGAATACATAGGGCTCTCAAGTCAGTTTAGCAAAGAGGTCATGTTAAGAATGATGTCAACAAAGAAATTGATAATAGCCAGCATAAATGGCCATTGTATGGGTGGGGGCTTAGAACTGGCACTTGCTTGTGATTTGAGGTTCGGTGCCAATGATGAGAATATTAAATTTGGAATGCCAGAAGTAGCCAATTTAGCTTTAATCCCAGGTGAGGGAGGAACTCAGTTTTTAGCTAGATTAGTTGGAAGATCGAAGGCTATATATCTAATGATAACCGGCAAGACACTTTCTCCTAAAGAGGCTTATGATTTAGGTATCCTAGACAAGTTAGTAGAGCCAGAAAAACTATTTGAAGAGTCATTAGAGTTTGCTAGGCAAATATCTAGAGGTCCATCATTAGCAGTGGGATTTGCAAAATTAGCAGTTAATGAAGGAATGGATTTGCCGTTGTATAATGCTTTTGCTCTGGAGAGAGAAATGCAGAATCAAGCTCTGGCTTCAGAGGATGCTAAGGAAGGCGCTAGAGCTTTCTTCGAGAAAAGAAGACCTAATTTTAAAGGGAAGTGA